The genomic stretch ATGTAATAATAAATAACTTAAGAGAAATTTGAAATgtttgatgaaaaaaaaaattgacacaATGTAATCTTTTAGGATCATTTTAACGTTTAACTTATGTTAGTGTGCAGTGTGTAtaatatttcattttattttttgcttgCAATATTCAACTTAAAGCCATTAAAAATAGGGTAAACGGATAATTTGTGTGGTTTTAacttttgataaaaaaaaaaaactcaaaataaattgaaaaaattttgccTTCTAACATGCATATATAAGATTTATGAAGAAGAGTCATTAtgagaatagaaaaagaataaagcaacttttatatattttgaatatgtattacagaaaaaaaaaaaagagagctATTTATCATAGATATAACACTCCAAGATAATTAAGGAAGGTGTTCATACCCTAACCCAAAATATAAGCCAGGTCCAAATCAAAGAAAGTCCATAAGATAGCTGTCGAGTAACCAACCTCTCAATAAGTCAGACAGAATGCTACAAAGTAATAACTTTCTTTCAAGGAGTTATAACTTCCCCTAATATCTCTCACCCACTTTTAGAAGAGAGATCACACTGCCCCTAGAAAAAGGGGGCGATTATTCACCACTAATAGTGAAACTATTCCAatggtggttattggctcatcACCTATAAATACATTGACACCTACCCTTCAGGTATATTCAAGTTCCAATACTCTAAACCTGCTTACTCCTTTGCTAACTTAGGCACCGGAGtatctttgcaggtaccacccccattctTTCACATACACAACTCGGATGGTGGCTCTCAGACGTAAACCAAGTCGGAGACCACCCTCCTCTAGCGCTTGGACCTCACAGACAAGTCCAACCACCATCTGGTTCTAGGTAAGCCCCATAACATTGGCACCGTTGTCGGGAACCTGGAGTTCAACCCTTGATAATGGTGGATGATCAATAAAATGATCAGACAACCACTCGACATGCATATGATGCAAGTATATTAAAAAGAAGCTGGAATACAGTTTCTATGAATAccaaaaatttcataaaaacttaTCTCAATGGGCAGAGGATATCAAATAGGGATGATGATTCTACTTCTACAGTTAAATTGGATTAAATATAGCAAATGGCAGATACGAGGATAATGCACTCATAGACACCAACCATGGTGGATGGGATGTCACAAATTCATCACCATCATAAACAAGGGGAAGGGGGGGAGGAAACGTGACTGATCCCAACCTCTTCGTGGAATAGGATGGACAACGACATTCGTGCCGACTTACAACATCGGAAAAAACCATGATACCCACTCATGGTAATGGAGCAGTTGCATGTTCCAAGACCttggtgaaaaaaaaaaggttttagAGAAAATTATAGTCCCAACTGTTGAAGTAACAGTATTGGTTCCATCTGGCATCATAACAAGTATGGGTTCTATTTTATGTAATGAGTGAAAAAACTCTAAACAGTATGCTACATGATTGGTTGCTCCTGAGTCAATGACCCAGGAGTTAGGTTTAAAAGTTGAAACAGACATGGTATAAGCAATACCTTGATGAGAGGGTAATGTGACAATTTGGTTTATGGCATTTTGAGGTTTGTGTGTATCCAAAGATGATTGTTTCAAGAGGGACAGATGGCTAGCAAAGCATGCTTCTATTCCCTTGTGAATTCCAGTTCTACACTACTGTCCTCTACTAGCTGGTCATCACTGATTCTTGCAAAATTCTCATCATCAGTGATAGCATTGTTGATTGCACTGTTTTCTTGTTTGAGATGAGGAGGTAAACCATGCTTTTTATAACATGTGTCGATTAAACGGCCAGTTTTGCCATAGCAGGTACAAATTTTTGTTCGTCCTCTTCCTCCACCAGCAATTCTTCTTCCCCTGCCTCGGCCCCTTCCTCCTTGTGTTGAGGGTTGATATGGAGCAGCGCTGTTCATCAAGATTTTGTTGTTAGTGAGGGGTTCACCACATTGGAACTGTCTTTCTTGTTGcaaaagtagtgaaaaagcTTGTTCAATGTTTGTAAAAGTTGCATCAGCATTATTTGTGACCTTACTGTCGCATATTGTTCGTTCAAGCCTCTGAGAAAACAAACGATATAGGTCTCATTTCTGTATCCTCTCATAACAGTTCCACACGTATAATTCCCGTTCTTGCAATGTATGCAATCAGGTAGAGGCCTAAAGTTCTCCAGCTCTTTTCAAATACTTTTCAGCCTAATGAAGTAGTCGGTCATGTTTAGATCACCTTGCCTCAAAGTGAATATTTCTTCTTACAATACTGATACCTTGAATACATCGTCCTGAAAATACCCGTGTTTCAAATCTTTCCACATATCCAAAGCAACATTATGCCACATCACGCTTTGTGCTATATTGGGACTAAGTGAGAGGGTGATCCAGGAGATGACGTAATCGTTGCATTGTTCACACACATCAAACAAAGGATCTGTTGATTCTGGTTTGCTGATGCTTCCATTCATAAATTTGATCTTGTTCTTTGAGTTTAGTGCACGCAACATGACCTTCTCCCGACTATGATAATTGTTTGAGCCTAAAATCATGGAGATTAGTGGTGAATCAAGACTCTCACCAGGATGCAGATAATAGGGACTTGTTGGATCTATGATTGAAGAGGCATGAGTTCATGGAGATTGAATCTGATTGATTTGTTGACTGACCATACTTGCTAGGGTTTGAAGATTGATTCTGAAAATTGTTGCATCAGGAACCAAATTCGAGGGACGATTAGCCATTGATAGAGACTTCTTTGAGGCAAAGAAATTGAAAGGAGAGAGGAGTTATTGATCAAGATTTCTCGAGTGCAAGAAATCGAACAGGATGAACAATCGaatcaagaaaaaaattcactataattgaaaaggagagagagatcGATTAGAGATCGATGAGAAATTGATTCAATAACTCTTCACCAACAGTTCAAGTTCTTCAACCTTGCTCCACACTCACCGCACCATGTGAAAATCGGTTGGAGCTATGAGCAACAAGGGATGAACATTGAACATTCAAGAACAAAGGAAGAGAGCTTCTGAACTCTAAATTCTTGATGTGAATTGCAGAGAGTGAAAACTTGATTAGTAAATCTCAATTGTTGATGTTACAGGTTAGGCTATATAATATAGTGTAAATGTCACTAACTAACTATCCTAGTTGGCATAAATACAACAAGTAGTTACATAACAGAAAAAAGTAATTGCCTAATTAACTCTGTGCATGTTAGCAAGTTACTTATATAGAGGAGCGTAAAGTGTGAGCAGAAGAGAGTGAAATCTAAAGGCACAGAGTTGGTTTACAATCATTGATACAtccttaaataaaattttatttcgcAACAAATTATTCCTTGAACTATCGAATTTAAGAATATTAGAAAAAatggtttaattactctattagTTCCTATAATTttgcaaaattttcaattagatctTAAAAtgcatataattttttttaggtcTTGAAATGCATCTAAATTATGAGGCtaatttacttatttttgtgtAACACTCAatcattaaattttatgatGTTTTTTAAAATTGCAAGAATAGGAAAATACGCTCTCTTTATATTGATATTTGATAGTATATTTTAACAAGAGGAGCGTATTATCAATATAAAGAGAGTGTATTATCCTGCTcttacaatttaaaaaaatatcacaaAATCTAATAATTGAGTGTtacactaaaatttttttaatatgtaaaaaaataaacgAAATTCTGAACCCTTAATATATACCAACTAATTTAAACGAATTCAGCAACCCTAAAACAGGCCCATAAGAAATCGGGTCGACCCTTTAACCCGAGAGGTCTCAAACTTGTGCCGCCGCTTTGTAAGTTAACCAACGAGATCTTGGCTCATCGTTGGGGTTCAAATCTGCGCCAGATAAGCACAACAACGGGGACACAAACGGAATCTAATTCACAAATTTGAGGGCAATTACGTCAAAGTACCAAATTAGGTTCTGCTATATATATCCCTCTAACCCTTATCACTCATTCTCACTTTGCTCCCATACACTCTTCTCTCTTACTTGCGGCTAGGGTTTTTCGCGCATCTAGCTCTTCCAAGGTTCGATCTCTCGTTCTCTCTTATTTACCTTCTTTGATTTGCGCTATTCTTGTTTCAGTGATGTGATGTGATTCTGCATGCGATAGGCAATTATCGGTTTTcatatttcatgttcttttctCACAAATCATgattttttcaattgatttatGTTTCGCTATTTTTTAGTGTTATTTTTGTATTGTTTAGCTCTTCAGTTATTTTGTTTTAACGGACTTTGATTTCTGTCTTATTTATATTGAGGCTTTAAATGAATTGGCTTAGATTTATGACCTTGTTTAATTGAAAACGATAGCGAAACACCTTTGAAAAATCATTTATATTTCACGTTTCGATTTTTTCCTGGTTATCTCTGTATAGATCTGTTGCGTTTTCTGTGAATAACATGTTTCTATCTTTTAAATCTTGTATAGAGAATTAAGTATGAGATCTTATTTTATTCGCCCGATCTGCTGAAACTTTCTGTGTCTGCTTTATTTCTATTATTGTGTAGATATCGTGGtcttaaatttgtttgaagttatTTCAAAGAGCATATTAGGATTTGTTTAGGttttgttttggttttggtttgtTTATCATGTGTTGAAGATTGTTCCGAATACACATCTCACGGATCTATTTTATTTGCAGATCTTTGTTCGGAATCATGGGTAAAGAGAAGACTCACATCAACATTGTGGTCATTGGCCACGTCGACTCAGGAAAGTCGACCACCACTGGTCACTTGATCTACAAGTTGGGAGGTATTGACAAGCGTGTGATCGAAAGATTCGAGAAGGAAGCTGCTGAGATGAACAAGAGGTCCTTCAAGTATGCCTGGGTGCTCGACAAGCTCAAGGCCGAGCGTGAAAGAGGTATCACCATCGATATTGCCTTGTGGAAGTTCGAGACTACCAAATACTACTGCACTGTCATTGATGCTCCCGGACACAGGGATTTCATCAAGAACATGATTACTGGAACTTCCCAGGCCGACTGTGCCGTTCTCATCATCGATTCCACCACTGGTGGTTTTGAAGCTGGTATCTCGAAGGATGGTCAGACCCGTGAGCACGCTCTCCTTGCTTTCACCCTTGGTGTCAAGCAGATGATTTGCTGTTGCAACAAGGTGAGATGATTAAATAGAATATGACTTGATTGTCCCTTTCTGATTAGTTATTCAGTTTCTAATTGTTGCTTTTCTGTGCTATAGATGGATGCCACCACACCCAAGTACTCCAAGGCCCGTTATGATGAAATCGTGAAGGAAGTCTCATCCTACTTGAAGAAGGTCGGATACAACCCAGACAAAATCGCATTTGTTCCCATCTCTGGTTTTGAGGGAGACAACATGATTGAGAGGTCTACAAACCTCGACTGGTACAAGGGACCTACCCTTCTTGAGGCCCTTGACCAGATCAATGAGCCAAAGAGGCCATCAGACAAGCCCCTCCGTCTGCCTCTTCAGGATGTGTACAAGATTGGAGGTATTGGAACTGTGCCAGTGGGACGTGTTGAGACAGGTGTCTTGAAGCCTGGTATGGTTGTGACCTTTGGACCTACTGGACTGACAACTGAAGTTAAGTCTGTTGAGATGCACCACGAAGCTCTTACAGAGGCCCTCCCCGGTGACAATGTTGGGTTCAACGTCAAGAATGTTGCAGTGAAGGATCTTAAGCGTGGTTTTGTTGCCTCAAACTCCAAGGATGACCCTGCCAAGGAGGCCGCTAACTTCACCTCCCAAGTCATCATTATGAACCACCCTGGCCAGATCGGAAATGGCTATGCCCCAGTGCTTGATTGCCACACCTCCCACATTGCTGTCAAGTTTGCCGAGCTTGTGACCAAGATTGACAGGCGATCTGGTAAGGAGCTTGAGAAGGAGCCCAAGTTCTTGAAGAATGGTGATGCAGGTCTTGTTAAGATGATTCCCACCAAGCCCATGGTTGTGGAAACCTTCTCTGAGTACCCACCTCTTGGTCGTTTTGCCGTCAGGGACATGCGTCAAACTGTGGCTGTGGGAGTTATCAAGAATGTGGAGAAGAAGGACGCTACCGGAGCCAAGGTCACCAAGGCTGCCCAGAAGAAGAAGTGAATATTGCAGGGTTGTTCATCTGTTCAAGGGTACCAGCATCATCTCTTCAATAAGTATTTATCCCTTGTTCGAAGCTTCTGTTCTCCTTGTTTAGGAAGCGTGTTGGTCGGAACTAGTTACAGGTCTCCACCGTCGTCCCGCAACTTTTGTTCCCAGAACTGGGTTCTTGATCGACGGTGGCAAGATGAGGCTTTTTTGATTTtgttatgaattttattttctgcggacttttatatttttatggtCTTTCTGAGGATACTTTAAATTTTGTGTAAACTGTGCAGTGAATTTTAGGATTAGTCCTACACTgcttatttgtattttaaataccaactcttaattatgttttattgtgtttaattgtgtttATCTTCATATTCGATTTTCTTAATAGTGCGAATCGTAGTTATTCGGATtaaaattgttatattttttaaggcTTCCTTTTTGGTAGTCTTAATTAATCGTATAATACAACTTTggtaaataaattttagtattaatAAACAGGTTATTTTTGCTTTACTATCTATGTTAATAtgctaatttaaattatttgttaatATGCTTTATCATCTCAACAAATTAGATCAATTCTTTCAATACATTTTCGAAAAATGATATCACAATATACTATATATGGGTTATTATTCTTAATTGCCTTTAAATTTGTTTTATAACACCAAGAGATTGATGTGTAAAAACTTTGAACTTAGACCTCAATTGCTTCTTGAGCTAATGTTTATAACAATGGATTATAATAAAACGGGTAAGGGTAATCTCCGACTTTCCAATGTAAAcattattattcattaaaatgTAGCCTTAATTGGAAatgtataatatttttgtttacagattaatgtttaaattaaatttcgaggttcataaatattaatatttgatAGCGTATTAGATTTTACTTATCTATTGGCCTGGGTGTGTTGGTGTTACaaaagttattttattatttattttgacgtaattttaagtttttaacccTTTCTACTCACTACATTTGAGTCGGAGGATTTATCCAGTCATCCAAATGAATCTAATCTAATTACCTATATACAAATAAGTTATTTatgtaaaatatataatatatattgaaaatatgaaaaaatatatatttatatataaatatataagttaatttgataaattataattatatatataatatttttaaaaatatataatactctttattgaaaaatattataagtattaattaaataaatcttaactctattatattttatttcaataatttaatataaaatttgttattttttattttttttaatttttaatagcatgttaattttcaaaaaacgtGCACCCTTTATCTTTTTGGAGACATTAGCATTCCTTATTTCTATGTACCAATTCATCTCATTGTTTACCAagaatttttttgttgtttatttttaattctaatttataaactaaaaatatatctgtttcatcttattttgagaaaaaatactttttagctaaaaatttaattaatatatttataattttacagAATAACCAAAAGTTTATCCTGAATTGAAATATAAAGACTTATTGtgaattattttctttttaagaaaAGTCTTAGAATAATTTAAAGAGTTTACTTTGATTCCTTTTAGTTTGTGGTCTtacaattattatttatatactaaatatttctgatatttagataaaaatataattgttattaattaacaaaacaaataacatatattaattattaaaacatattagtatcaaattttttttttaaaacaaaagagttcaacacaaAAGTAGAGCgaaaaaacaaagaattaaaACAAGTCAACACTAATAGTAGCCACCTAGCAACTTACAAGACTTAGAACATCTCCCGTTTGTCATTTTCGACGTTACCATCAACAACAAAAGGGATCTTCACACCCCCACTCCTGGTAGCTAAGGAAAGACATGTTAATGGTGTCTTCCACACTTTTTTCTTTATTCTGAAATAGTCTCCTGTTCCTTTTCATCCAGACGGACCAAACTACTgcaaagaaacaaataaaccaTTTCTTGCGCTCCTCCTTCCTAATAGTTGCACCTGTCGAGTTTAGAAAATGTTCCTTCACAGTACCGGGAAAGGACCATTATCTGTTAAGATGAGATAACGATGCGCAGTTGCGCACCATACCTGCCAAGAAAATTCACATATAAGAAATAAGTAATGAACACTTTCAACATCCTTATTACATAGAACACACATATTATCCTCATGATTAACTATTTCGAGTCGATACAAACTTTCTTTTGTATTCACCATGCCTATCAAGACAAACCAAACAAACAGCTCCACTCTTGGGGGGACTAATCCTTTCCAAATAGTCTTAGTAAAACTATAACTTGTTACGTCATTCCGAATCATTTCTTCCTGCACCACctgcacaaatgagttagtAGAAAAAACACATTGTCTATCTAACTTTCACACAATCCTATCCTCTCTGTCCGTCACTAGTTTAACCAGCCTCAAAGCGTCATGCAACTAATTCACAAGTTCTAACTCCCATTGGAAGTTTCAAATCCACTCTAACCCATCCGAGAACCCACATACCCTTATAACAGATCCTTTTTGGATTGAAACCGAGAAGAGCCTTGGAAACCTATCCTTCAGAGGGCCACAATATAACCAGACATTCTCCCAAAATTGAGTCCTTCTACCGTCTCCAACCTCCGTGGACAACCCAGTTATCATCTTGTCTCTTACGTGTTGCTCCTTAATCAGCAGCTGACAGATAT from Arachis stenosperma cultivar V10309 chromosome 9, arast.V10309.gnm1.PFL2, whole genome shotgun sequence encodes the following:
- the LOC130950446 gene encoding elongation factor 1-alpha; translation: MGKEKTHINIVVIGHVDSGKSTTTGHLIYKLGGIDKRVIERFEKEAAEMNKRSFKYAWVLDKLKAERERGITIDIALWKFETTKYYCTVIDAPGHRDFIKNMITGTSQADCAVLIIDSTTGGFEAGISKDGQTREHALLAFTLGVKQMICCCNKMDATTPKYSKARYDEIVKEVSSYLKKVGYNPDKIAFVPISGFEGDNMIERSTNLDWYKGPTLLEALDQINEPKRPSDKPLRLPLQDVYKIGGIGTVPVGRVETGVLKPGMVVTFGPTGLTTEVKSVEMHHEALTEALPGDNVGFNVKNVAVKDLKRGFVASNSKDDPAKEAANFTSQVIIMNHPGQIGNGYAPVLDCHTSHIAVKFAELVTKIDRRSGKELEKEPKFLKNGDAGLVKMIPTKPMVVETFSEYPPLGRFAVRDMRQTVAVGVIKNVEKKDATGAKVTKAAQKKK